One Sphingomonas sp. FARSPH DNA segment encodes these proteins:
- the rbfA gene encoding 30S ribosome-binding factor RbfA, whose translation MNKDPQEKSVRTLRVGEQVRHVLSEILQRGDVHDETLAKHMVSITEVRMSPDLRHATVFVKPLLGKDEEAVLKALRTNTAYLQREVAHRVQNKYAAKLKFLADESFDEGSHIDAILRKPEVARDLGED comes from the coding sequence ATGAACAAAGACCCCCAGGAAAAATCGGTCCGCACCCTGCGCGTCGGCGAACAGGTGCGCCACGTCCTGTCCGAAATCCTCCAGCGCGGCGACGTGCACGACGAGACGCTGGCGAAGCACATGGTCAGCATCACCGAGGTGCGCATGTCCCCCGACCTGCGCCACGCGACCGTGTTCGTGAAGCCGCTGCTCGGCAAGGACGAGGAGGCGGTGCTGAAAGCGCTGCGCACCAACACCGCCTATCTCCAGCGCGAGGTCGCGCACCGCGTGCAGAACAAATACGCCGCGAAGCTCAAGTTCCTGGCGGACGAAAGCTTCGACGAAGGCAGCCACATCGACGCGATCCTGCGCAAGCCGGAGGTAGCGCGCGATCTGGGCGAGGATTGA
- a CDS encoding thymidine kinase has protein sequence MAKLYFYYASMNAGKSTTLLQADFNYRERGMATMLFTAAIDDRFAKGTITSRIGLEAPATPFDVGTDLAACVAERHAEGPLACVLVDEAQFLSAAQVDQLARICDVMNVPVLAYGLRTDFRGALFEGSARLLALADALIEIKSVCVCGRKATMNLRVDAEGLAIAEGQQTEIGGNDRYVALCRRHFVEALGD, from the coding sequence ATGGCCAAGCTCTATTTCTACTATGCCTCGATGAACGCGGGGAAGTCGACGACGCTGCTCCAGGCGGACTTCAACTATCGCGAGCGGGGGATGGCGACGATGCTGTTCACTGCGGCGATCGATGATCGCTTCGCGAAGGGCACGATCACCAGCCGCATCGGGCTGGAGGCACCGGCGACGCCGTTCGACGTGGGTACCGACCTTGCCGCCTGCGTCGCCGAACGACACGCGGAGGGCCCCCTCGCCTGCGTGCTGGTCGACGAGGCACAGTTCCTGTCGGCGGCCCAGGTAGACCAGCTCGCGCGCATCTGCGACGTGATGAACGTGCCCGTGCTCGCCTATGGCCTGCGCACCGATTTCCGCGGCGCCCTGTTCGAAGGATCGGCGCGGCTGCTCGCGCTCGCCGACGCCTTGATCGAGATCAAATCGGTGTGCGTGTGCGGACGCAAGGCGACGATGAACCTGCGCGTCGATGCCGAAGGCCTGGCCATCGCGGAAGGGCAGCAGACGGAGATCGGCGGCAACGATCGCTATGTCGCATTGTGCCGCCGCCATTTTGTCGAAGCGCTGGGCGACTGA
- a CDS encoding site-2 protease family protein — protein sequence MNSESIVWRTAVWIIPLVVAIVFHEVAHGWMAKWLGDPTAAERRRLSFNPVRHIDPVGTVILPLGLAIAGAPVFGWAKPVPVVAERLHNPRWGMVAVALAGPGMNLALALLTAIALGIAGLTTHGIQPASIAAFIVDNLFNFLVVNVFLALFNLLPIPPFDGSHVVEGVLPRPLAARYARIGQFGMLLLIGLIVVLPMLSPRLDIVGRLVAPPAQMVISWFLHLAAAIGG from the coding sequence ATGAACTCCGAAAGCATCGTCTGGCGCACCGCCGTCTGGATCATACCGCTGGTCGTCGCGATCGTCTTTCATGAGGTCGCGCACGGCTGGATGGCGAAATGGCTGGGCGATCCGACCGCCGCAGAACGGCGACGGCTGAGCTTCAATCCGGTGCGTCATATTGATCCCGTCGGCACGGTGATCCTGCCGCTCGGCCTTGCGATCGCGGGGGCGCCCGTGTTCGGCTGGGCGAAGCCCGTGCCCGTCGTCGCGGAGCGGCTGCACAATCCGCGCTGGGGCATGGTCGCGGTGGCGCTCGCCGGGCCGGGGATGAACCTCGCGCTCGCGCTGCTGACCGCGATCGCGCTCGGGATCGCGGGCCTGACGACGCACGGGATTCAGCCCGCCAGCATCGCCGCTTTCATCGTCGACAATCTGTTCAACTTTCTGGTGGTCAACGTCTTCCTCGCGCTGTTCAACCTGCTGCCGATCCCCCCGTTCGACGGCAGCCATGTCGTCGAGGGCGTGCTGCCGCGCCCGCTCGCCGCGCGCTACGCACGGATCGGCCAGTTCGGCATGCTGCTGCTGATCGGCCTCATCGTCGTTCTGCCGATGCTGTCGCCGCGGCTGGACATCGTCGGGCGGCTGGTCGCACCGCCGGCGCAAATGGTGATCAGCTGGTTTCTGCACCTCGCGGCCGCGATCGGCGGATAG
- the truB gene encoding tRNA pseudouridine(55) synthase TruB yields MHGWIILDKPLGLGSTQAVSAVKRALRQGGYGKAKVGHGGTLDPLATGVLPIAVGEATKLAGRMLDSDKAYAFTIRFGEQTDTLDAEGSVVATSPVRPTMAQIDGVLPRFTGPISQVPPAYSALKVDGTRAYDLARAGEEVVLKSRDVTVHALHVAADGAGEVTLEAHVSKGTYIRSLARDIALALGSVGHVTMLRRLKAGPFDLAHAISLDKLSQAGMARELEQILLPLRAGLDDIPALSLSPDQAGALRQGRVLIGIAADDGPYFACEGDTPVALVSVEGHEARVVRGFNL; encoded by the coding sequence ATGCACGGATGGATCATTCTCGACAAGCCGCTCGGACTCGGCTCGACGCAGGCGGTGTCCGCGGTCAAGCGCGCGCTGCGACAGGGCGGCTACGGCAAGGCGAAGGTCGGCCATGGCGGCACGCTCGACCCGCTGGCGACGGGCGTGCTGCCGATCGCGGTCGGCGAGGCGACGAAGCTTGCCGGGCGCATGCTCGACAGCGACAAGGCGTATGCCTTTACGATCCGGTTCGGCGAACAGACCGACACGCTGGATGCCGAAGGGTCGGTGGTCGCGACCTCGCCGGTGCGCCCGACGATGGCGCAGATCGACGGCGTGCTGCCGCGCTTCACCGGCCCGATATCGCAGGTGCCCCCTGCCTATTCCGCGCTGAAGGTGGATGGGACCCGCGCCTACGACCTGGCGCGGGCAGGCGAAGAGGTGGTGCTGAAGAGCCGCGACGTCACGGTCCACGCGCTTCACGTCGCGGCTGACGGCGCTGGAGAGGTAACGCTGGAGGCCCATGTCTCCAAGGGGACGTACATCCGCTCCCTCGCCCGCGACATCGCGCTGGCACTCGGCAGCGTCGGCCACGTCACGATGCTGCGCCGGCTGAAGGCGGGGCCCTTCGACCTTGCCCATGCGATATCGCTGGACAAATTGAGCCAAGCCGGTATGGCGCGCGAGCTTGAACAGATACTCCTGCCGCTGAGGGCGGGGCTGGACGACATCCCGGCTCTGTCCCTCTCCCCCGATCAGGCAGGGGCGCTCCGCCAGGGACGCGTTCTGATCGGGATCGCCGCAGACGATGGCCCGTATTTCGCGTGCGAGGGGGACACCCCGGTCGCGCTGGTATCGGTCGAGGGCCACGAGGCTCGCGTCGTCCGCGGTTTCAACCTGTGA
- the rpsO gene encoding 30S ribosomal protein S15 — translation MTITAERKAEVVKEHARQEGDTGSPEVQVAILSERIRNLTEHFKGHAKDNHSRRGLLMLVNKRRSLLDYLRHKDGDRYLALIAKLGLRK, via the coding sequence ATGACCATTACCGCAGAGCGCAAGGCCGAAGTCGTCAAGGAACACGCCCGCCAGGAAGGCGACACGGGTTCGCCCGAAGTGCAGGTGGCGATCCTGTCGGAGCGCATCCGCAACCTGACCGAGCATTTCAAGGGCCACGCCAAGGACAACCATTCGCGTCGCGGTCTGCTGATGCTGGTCAACAAGCGTCGCAGTCTGCTCGACTATCTCCGCCACAAGGATGGCGACCGGTATCTCGCGCTGATCGCGAAGCTCGGCCTTCGCAAGTAA